Genomic window (Bacteroidales bacterium):
TGAAAGAGAAGGAAATGCAATAGGAGGTTTGTCTGTAGGAGAACCCACAGAAGAAATGTATGAAATGTTAGAAATCGTAAATAATATTCTTCCCGAAGACAAACCGAGGTATCTAATGGGAGTAGGCACACCGGAAAATATATTGGAGGGAATTGCTCTCGGAACTGATATGTTTGATTGTGTTATGCCGACAAGAAACGGAAGAAACGGAATGCTTTTTACTTGGCAGGGCAGAATTAACATAAAAAATAAAAAGTGGGAGCACGATTTTTCTCCAATCGACGAATTCGGCACTTCATTTGTCGATTCTTTTTATTCAAAAGCATATTTAAGGCATTTGATGAAAGTGCAAGAACGTTTAGCTGCACAAATTGCAAGCATTCATAATTTGGCCTTTTATTTAGAATTAGTTCGTATTGCAAGACAAAAAATTAATGATGGAACATTTGCAGATTGGAAAAATAAAATGGTTAAACAACTTGCTCAAAGGTTATAATTAAAATATTTTCAATTAAGAAATATGCGAAAAAGATACATCAGGCTTCTGGCAATAATTATGACAGCTACCGTAATACTCCTTATTTTGGTGCAAGCTGCATGGATTGAAAAAGCCCTGATTATTGAGGAACAAGAATTCAGAGAAAGCGTAAATAAAGCATTATTTGAAGTTGTTAAATTAACAGAAGAAAGAGAAGCAATTTTGCAAATTTCCGAATCATCAGTTCCTTTCAGCAAAGACAGCACCGAAACACCCGGCAGTTTTTTATTTGAAGAAAACTTTATTGAAGACAAAAAAGACGAAAGAGATACAACCAAAAAAAAACAAAGCATTTACTATTTACAAGGAGATTCTCTTTATCGGATAGAAGCCGGCACACAAGATTCTCTCGGAAATTATGTTGAATTTACACAAAAAGACTTAAAAGAAAGAATTATAGGAAACATAAGTAAAAAAACTATATTCATACAAAATGTTTTGAACAGGTTAATCGCAGGAGAAACTAAAATTGAAGAAAGACTTGCCGCCGTTCAATTTAAACAAATAATTTCAAAAGTTTTTAAAACCAATAACATTCCGCACCCTTATTATTTCGGTGTCAAAGATGAAAAAAACGAATATAAATTAAAATCACAAAATTTCAGCTTAGATTATGTAAAAGAAACATACGAAATTTTGATTTTCCCAAATGATGTTTTAGCTTCAAAATATTTCTTAGTCGTTTATTTCAAAAACAAAAATAGGATTATTCCGAAAAAGATGCCTCGCGAAATGATTGTTTCGTTTATTATTACATTAATTATTACAATAACTTTTGCATTCATTATTTATCTTATTTTAAAACAACGAAAACTGTCAGAATTAAAGAATGACTTTATAAATAACATGACACACGAGTTGAAAACACCTGTTTCAACAATTTCTCTGGCATCTCAAATGTTAAGTGATGCATCAATTGAAATTGATAAAAAGAAACAAAAGTCTGTTACAAAAATTATTAAAGATGAAAGCAAACGATTAGAATTTCAAATAGAAAAAGTATTACAAATTTCACTATTTGAAAAAGGCAACATTCACTTTAACATACAAGATGTTGACATACACGACATTATAAAGCTTGCTGTTTTAAATACGGATATTAAAGCAAAGAATAAAGGCGGAGAAATTATTTTCAATCTAAAAGCTGAACATTATAACTTTAAAGGAGATAAATTGCACTTAACCAATATCTTATTCAACCTGTTAGATAATGCCGTAAAATATTCAAAAAAAGATGTGCCGCCAAAAATCGAAGTTATAACTTCAAACACCGAAGAAGGAATACAAATAGAAATAAAAGATAACGGAATAGGAATAAGCAAAGAAAGTCAAAGGAAAATTTTTAATAAATTTTTCAGAGTTCCTACCGGAAATGTTCATGATGTTAAAGGCTTCGGCTTAGGATTAAGTTATGTAAAAAGAATAGTTGAAGAACACAAAGGAACAATATCAATAAAAAGCGAAGCCGGTAAGGGTGCAAATTTTGTAATATTTTTTCCGCAAGAATAATTTAAACAAAATAAACATTATTTAACATTTTTTTAGTAATATTATGCATTAAAGACGGTTATCAATAAAGTTTTAAACAAAACTAATAAAAACATGGACAAAATAAAAGTACTGTTAGCCGAAGACGATTTAAACCTCGGTTCTCTTTTAAAACAATACCTCGAAGCAAAAAATTTTGAAACTGATTTATTTTCCGATGGTGAAGAAGCATACAAAGGATACATGAAAAAAGAATTCGATATTTGTATTCTTGACGTAATGATGCCCAAAAAGGACGGTTTTGAACTTGCAAAAAACATAAGATCTTTAAATAAAGATATTCCCGTAATTTTTTTAACGGCAAAAGTTTTAAAAGAGGATGTATTAAAAGGCTTTAAAATAGGTGCCGATGATTATATTACAAAACCCTTTAATATGGAAGAATTACTTTACCGTATTGAAGCCGTATTAAGAAGAGCCGGAAGAGAAATGACTGACAATCGTAAAATATTTACAATAGGGCATATTATTTTTGACTCAAACACACAAACATTACGAACTGACAGCAGTGATAAAAAAACAGCAAAACTTACTTCTAAAGAGTCAGAATTATTAAAACTTCTTTGCAAACACGAAGATACATTAATGCGAAGAGATTATGCTTTAAAAGTAATTTGGAGCGGAGATAACTATTTCAATGCCAGAAGTATGGATGTATATATTACCAAACTGAGAAAACTGTTACAGATAGATCCCAGAGTAAAAATAATCAACAAACACGGTGAAGGTTACAAACTTATTGTTGAAGAAGAATAAAATTAAAAAAATATAATCTGAAATTTTAAATTTAATTAGAATATGTCACAAATAGCTCAAATCAAATCACGTCAAATTTTAGACTCAAGAGGAAACCCTACAATAGAAACCGATGTTATTACAACAAGAGGAGTTTTAGGTAGAGCATCCGTTCCCTCCGGGGCCTCAACAGGAAAATATGAAGCTGTGGAACTTCGCGATAAAGATAAAGGACTGTTCCTCGGCAAAGGTGTTCTCAGGGCTGTTTCAAATGTTAATAAAGTTTTAAACGAAGAACTTAAAGGAGCAAATATTTTCGACCAAAGCGGAATTGATGCCGCTATGATTCAAATTGACGGAACAAAAAACAAATCTAATCTGGGTGCAAATGCAATTCTAAGTGTTTCTCTTGCGGTTGCAAAAGCAGCTGCACATTCTTCCGGGCAATCGCTTTACAGATACATAGGCGGTGTAAATGCAAACACACTTCCTATTCCTATGATGAATATTTTAAACGGCGGTTCTCATGCCGATAACAGCTTGGATATTCAAGAATTTATGATTATGCCGGTCGGCACAAATAATTTTAGTGATGCTTTAAGAATGGGAACAGAAGTATTTCATCATTTAAAAGCTGTATTGAAAAAAGGAAATTTTTCTACAAATGTAGGAGATGAAGGAGGTTTTGCTCCTAATTTAAAATCTCATGACGAAGCTATTGAACTAATTTTAGAAGCTGTTGAAAAAGCAGGATATAAAGCAGGCGAAGATATTGTTTTGGCTCTTGATGCTGCTGCATCTGAATTTTATAACGAAAAAAAGAAAAAATATCATTTCAAATCTATAAAAAAGTATTTATCGTCAGAAGAATTAGTAGATTACTGGGACAAACTCACGGATAAATATCCCATAGCTTCAATAGAAGACGGTTTGCACGAAGACGATTGGGATGCTTGGAAATTATTAACTGAAAAAATCGGAGATAAAATTCAAATCGTGGGTGATGATTTATTTGTTACAAACCCTGAGCGTTTAATTAAAGGAATTAACGAATATGCCGCAAATTCAATTCTTATAAAATTAAATCAAATAGGAACACTTACCGAAACAATTAATACAGTTGACCTTGCAAAAAAAAGCGGTTTTAACACAATTATAAGTCATCGGTCAGGAGAAACGGAAGATACGACTATTGCCGAATTGGCAGTTGCTTTTAATACCGGATTAATAAAAACCGGCTCGGCATCTCGAACTGACAGAATTGCAAAATACAATCAATTACTTAGAATTGAGGAAGCTCTGGGTAATTCTGCAAGATTTGGGATTGTGTAGTTTACTTCGGAGCAACCCGATACAAAAATACCGAAATTATTAAAAAAATAAAGTTAGGAATCCATGCAGCAACAAAAGGCGGTAAGCCTCCTTTTACCGAAAACTGTTCTGTTATTCTCATTAAAAAAATATACATAAAACTTATAAGCAAGCCTATTCCTACTTTTATTCCTGTTCCTCCTTTGCTTTTTCTTGATGCTAAAGATACCCCGATTAATGTAAGAATAAACGTAGAAAACGGAAAAGCAGTTCGTTGATATTTCTCAAGTAAATAAGTATTAATATTTGATTCTCCTCTTAACCTTTTCTCTTCAATATAAGTGTTCAGTTCAAAAAAATCCATTGTTGACTTTTCTGTATCTCTTCTTTTAAAATCTATAGGCGAAATATTTAAGGCTGTATCAATTTCGTTTCCTTTGGTAATTTTCTCTTTATTTTTGCCAATATCTCGGATGTAATAATTAATAGCTGTCCACTTATTTTTAGTACTGTCCCATTTTACCCTTTGGGCAATTAATTTCGATTTTAACTCATTACCTTCAAAATGTTCTATTGAAAATTTATTACCTATATTTGTTGAAGTATTAAAACTTTCCATATACAAAAACACACCCGGGCTTACTTGTTTGTGCATATTACGCTCACTGTTATAATATGTGCCGTTAATATATGTATTTTCAAAATCGAGCCTTACCCGATTTGCCGGAGGAATTACAAAATTGCTCAAAACAAAAGATGCTACAGCTAATACTAATGCAGAGACAAAATACGGATACATCATTCGCTTAAAACTTATTCCGCTTCCTATAATTGAAATGATCTCCGAATTTCCTGCCATCTTAGAGGTAAAAAAAACAACAGAAATAAAAACAAACAAGAACAGAAAAAGATTTGTGTAATAAGGAATGAAATTCATGTAATGATCAAAAATAATATTCTTAATCGGAATTTGCTTTTCAATAAAAGAGTCTAACTTTTCCGTTAAATCAATAACAATTGCAAGGCTTATTATCAAAATAATTGAAAATACAAATGTTCCTAAGAATTTTCTTATTATGTATCTGTCAATAATTTTCATTAATAAATCTTTTCTGTAACTAAATTATTTTCAAAACAACAAAACAATAAATAAATTGTGTTCATAAGAAAACAAAATTAAACGAAATTTATTTATAAAAAGAAAAAGCACCCGTATTAAGAGTGCTTTTAACTTTTATTAATAGTTTAGTACTTAATCTTCATCACCTTGCTCATCTGCATAAGCTTTAATTAAATCGTTTTGAATATCTCCCGGCACAGGTTCATAACCGGCAAATTCCATTTCAAACGTTGCCCTTCCGCCAGATATAGAGCTTAATGCAGTTGCATATTTTGAAATTTCCGCCAAAGGAACTTTTGCTTTTATTACTTCAAAACCTTTTGCACTGCTCATTCCTTGAATAATGGCACGCCGTCCTTGTAAGTCACTCATAACATCACCCATATTTTCTGACGGAACCATAACATCTAAGTTATAAATCGGTTCAAGAATTTTTGGTCCTGCATTTTTAAATG
Coding sequences:
- a CDS encoding HAMP domain-containing histidine kinase, with protein sequence MRKRYIRLLAIIMTATVILLILVQAAWIEKALIIEEQEFRESVNKALFEVVKLTEEREAILQISESSVPFSKDSTETPGSFLFEENFIEDKKDERDTTKKKQSIYYLQGDSLYRIEAGTQDSLGNYVEFTQKDLKERIIGNISKKTIFIQNVLNRLIAGETKIEERLAAVQFKQIISKVFKTNNIPHPYYFGVKDEKNEYKLKSQNFSLDYVKETYEILIFPNDVLASKYFLVVYFKNKNRIIPKKMPREMIVSFIITLIITITFAFIIYLILKQRKLSELKNDFINNMTHELKTPVSTISLASQMLSDASIEIDKKKQKSVTKIIKDESKRLEFQIEKVLQISLFEKGNIHFNIQDVDIHDIIKLAVLNTDIKAKNKGGEIIFNLKAEHYNFKGDKLHLTNILFNLLDNAVKYSKKDVPPKIEVITSNTEEGIQIEIKDNGIGISKESQRKIFNKFFRVPTGNVHDVKGFGLGLSYVKRIVEEHKGTISIKSEAGKGANFVIFFPQE
- a CDS encoding response regulator transcription factor, whose translation is MDKIKVLLAEDDLNLGSLLKQYLEAKNFETDLFSDGEEAYKGYMKKEFDICILDVMMPKKDGFELAKNIRSLNKDIPVIFLTAKVLKEDVLKGFKIGADDYITKPFNMEELLYRIEAVLRRAGREMTDNRKIFTIGHIIFDSNTQTLRTDSSDKKTAKLTSKESELLKLLCKHEDTLMRRDYALKVIWSGDNYFNARSMDVYITKLRKLLQIDPRVKIINKHGEGYKLIVEEE
- the eno gene encoding phosphopyruvate hydratase, with product MSQIAQIKSRQILDSRGNPTIETDVITTRGVLGRASVPSGASTGKYEAVELRDKDKGLFLGKGVLRAVSNVNKVLNEELKGANIFDQSGIDAAMIQIDGTKNKSNLGANAILSVSLAVAKAAAHSSGQSLYRYIGGVNANTLPIPMMNILNGGSHADNSLDIQEFMIMPVGTNNFSDALRMGTEVFHHLKAVLKKGNFSTNVGDEGGFAPNLKSHDEAIELILEAVEKAGYKAGEDIVLALDAAASEFYNEKKKKYHFKSIKKYLSSEELVDYWDKLTDKYPIASIEDGLHEDDWDAWKLLTEKIGDKIQIVGDDLFVTNPERLIKGINEYAANSILIKLNQIGTLTETINTVDLAKKSGFNTIISHRSGETEDTTIAELAVAFNTGLIKTGSASRTDRIAKYNQLLRIEEALGNSARFGIV
- a CDS encoding LptF/LptG family permease — encoded protein: MKIIDRYIIRKFLGTFVFSIILIISLAIVIDLTEKLDSFIEKQIPIKNIIFDHYMNFIPYYTNLFLFLFVFISVVFFTSKMAGNSEIISIIGSGISFKRMMYPYFVSALVLAVASFVLSNFVIPPANRVRLDFENTYINGTYYNSERNMHKQVSPGVFLYMESFNTSTNIGNKFSIEHFEGNELKSKLIAQRVKWDSTKNKWTAINYYIRDIGKNKEKITKGNEIDTALNISPIDFKRRDTEKSTMDFFELNTYIEEKRLRGESNINTYLLEKYQRTAFPFSTFILTLIGVSLASRKSKGGTGIKVGIGLLISFMYIFLMRITEQFSVKGGLPPFVAAWIPNFIFLIISVFLYRVAPK